One Effusibacillus lacus DNA window includes the following coding sequences:
- a CDS encoding acyl-CoA thioesterase translates to MFEHQIRVGFSDCDALGHVNNAKYYTYMEEARTDIFRIFNPSLDLANWNLIVASTRCDYLEQVKPAETITVISWIGKLGNSSFTVEHALRNQEGNWVARGQATLIHFDYPAQKSAPIPAEARQQLEKHCTGPADAPELR, encoded by the coding sequence GTTTGAGCATCAAATAAGAGTCGGATTTAGTGATTGCGACGCATTGGGACATGTTAACAACGCAAAATATTATACATATATGGAGGAAGCGCGTACAGATATTTTCAGGATCTTCAATCCTTCCTTGGATCTTGCGAACTGGAATTTGATCGTGGCTTCCACACGTTGCGACTATCTTGAACAAGTGAAACCTGCAGAGACAATCACAGTAATCAGCTGGATAGGGAAATTGGGAAACTCCAGTTTCACTGTGGAGCATGCCCTGCGAAATCAGGAAGGGAACTGGGTAGCGAGAGGACAGGCCACATTGATCCATTTCGATTATCCCGCACAAAAATCGGCCCCCATACCAGCGGAAGCCCGGCAGCAACTCGAGAAACATTGTACAGGTCCGGCAGATGCTCCTGAACTTCGTTAA